The following DNA comes from Mugil cephalus isolate CIBA_MC_2020 chromosome 6, CIBA_Mcephalus_1.1, whole genome shotgun sequence.
ACTGAAGTTTACACAACCTGTTTTTCAACAGATTTTTGTAAAACTACAGATGATTTCTCTCCATGTGTATGTATCATATGAGCAACTAATACATAGAGCAGcataaaacatttctttttacacCTGTACAAAAGCAGATGTAGTTAAAATAATCGACAGCTCTATTTGTATGTTCTGTGGAAACACGAAGGAGAACGTCTCACCAGTAATGGGCCCCAGCACACGCAGGACACGAGCATGATAGCCAGCAGCTGGTAGATCATCTCTATGTGATAAGATGTGCCTCTGCAGTGATGCTTGCGGCGCAGTCTGGCCAGCAGGAGAACACAACTAGTTAGTGTGTTGCACACAATGGACAGCAGCAATGCCAGCAGCCCGAgcaaagagaaaagcagaggcAGAAGCATATCCAGCCAGTCCTTGGGCTGCTCCATGTGGAAGAAGCACCAGCTCCTGGAGCTCTGGACCTTGTAAGGCCTCCACAGCAGCACAGGCAACACGGCCACTAGGGCCGCTAGCAGCCAGGTGAGCCCCAGCAGCCTTTTCATGTGGTAGGAAGCCAGCGCAGTGGAGTGGAAGATGGGCCTGGTGACTCCGATGCAGCGCTCCACTGCCATGGCACTTCCCAGAAACAAGGGGCTCAGGCCAAAGAAAACCATGCATGCCCCAAATATGCTGCACACGATGCGATGAGGATCAAAAGTCTCCCATTGCTTTAGGGAGCCGTACACGAAAAGCACCAGGGAGCCGTTGATGAGGTGGCCCAGCAGGTCGGTGATCACCAGGCTGCTGGCGAACAGCAGGAAGGACGCCTTGGACTTGATCCTCATGTGATTGTAGGATTTGACCAGAATGAAGAGAGCGAGGCTGTTAGAAAAGACGCCCACGGTCATGGAGACGACTGACGCAGTCACAGACAGTTCCTCCTGACGACAGGTGTTGTTGGTGGGCCTGACCTCTGTCTCTGAGCTCCCATTGGCTGACATGGCTGAAAGTGAATctgaaggagaggatgagaggaggcCGGGTGGGTAATTTGAAccaaaaatattgatttggaATAATACTTCTGAGGTCACAACTGGCTTTTATAAATTTAGTCTGGTGAGATTTAAGGGTGACACAGCAGTGTGGTGGTAAACACTGGTGCCCCACACCGAGAGGgttgagtttgcatgttctccctgtgtctgttttctccaggtacttgACCTCCCCCCAAAccccaaagacatgctccttaggttgactggtgattctaaattggccgtaggtgtgagtgtgaatggctgtctgtctctctgtgttatcCCTATTattagactggagacctgtccaggatgtacttTCACCTAATGActactgggataggctccagccccccatTCGACCCCCAGAGGACAaggttgtagaagatgagaatgagattTACTTAAAACCCGTCTCCTGGTCTGATTCTTTCAGTGATTAGTACCAGATTCAGGtatttccattaccattttacAATGCTCAGTCTTGAACTTTTTGTAAACTACCTCTGTGTTATCTGTGATAACACCGATAAACACCGAGAACACGgccattattttacattattttacaactacaacaactattATTTATGGATCATTCACATCGAAGTAACGTTATCAGTACTTTCATAAAACTGATGAGtggtgcaaaaaaagaaaaaaaaagagtcgtATATGTAAAAAGCCGACGAATGATCAAAATCAGGTGGAATCTTTACCTCAGGTTTGCTCTTCTCTCGGGCACCTCGCCATAAGtcagcagcctcctcctcactctctgTCTTTTGTAATggttaataaatgaaacagatgtCTTGTCAGCCCGACAGTAACAGCCATTGAACGTCCTGCACCCGCTCTCCTCAATATTTCCGTCTTTGCTCCGTCTGCGCCCTGCAGGTGGTAACTCTTGGGGAACACGAACTGTCGAGCTGCGCGGAATCAGCTCAAACTCTAACTCACCTTAGAGGCTGTACACAATTGTCGTATTCTGTTGAAgcgtgtattttattttgtgggcGTGTGTGTCGACACTCTGACTGGGAATTATAACGGAAATTATTGTGTCCTTATAATATACTGTTGCCAAAATACGCATGATTTCAGTTGACGTACTTGCGCATATAGTTGTGTCCACAGAATTTGGgcaaattctttaaaaaaagaaagaaaaaaaagacaaattactTTATTTCGGTACAATTACTTTGAGAAgtaacacaaactgaaatgtgtgtaaaaaaatatcAGTGCACGTTGTTGAAGCATCCTGCTGCTTGACTGCTGATGATTGTTACGTCAGCCACTTACTGCGATGTTTACTTTACCAAGAAAGCACATTAAAATATCTTATTCTAATGGGATTTCCCTATTTCTAAATGTGTTATTATCTGGAGTGCAAGGAACGTGCTCAGTATCCACTGTCCAGTGCCAAACCTTCGATCAACACAGTCTTCTTGGACAGAAGTCGTTCTGCTTTATTGGTGACACCCTTTGTTCCTTTCTACAGCAATAGTACAGTATGTTACAGTTAGTCATCACATCCAGACATTATGTTCAGCTAAAAGAATGGGACAGGCAAACTTTACTTTAATACCAGATGCTAGTTTATGTCTTTGCTAATGAGGACTCATCTGGCTGCTTAAGATCTACTATGAGCATCATATGAACTGCAATATGCAAGATTTATTCAAGTACATTGCATTCTTGcgt
Coding sequences within:
- the ptgfr gene encoding prostaglandin F2-alpha receptor; the protein is MSANGSSETEVRPTNNTCRQEELSVTASVVSMTVGVFSNSLALFILVKSYNHMRIKSKASFLLFASSLVITDLLGHLINGSLVLFVYGSLKQWETFDPHRIVCSIFGACMVFFGLSPLFLGSAMAVERCIGVTRPIFHSTALASYHMKRLLGLTWLLAALVAVLPVLLWRPYKVQSSRSWCFFHMEQPKDWLDMLLPLLFSLLGLLALLLSIVCNTLTSCVLLLARLRRKHHCRGTSYHIEMIYQLLAIMLVSCVCWGPLLIHVIILSTSATDESASFSLLTVIRMATWNQILDPWVYILLRKAVLRKLFTLLHSCWGSKSHNLHRWQRSMLRSSVETSISGAGPSDCRCLGGLPLPDTAIKSIT